The following coding sequences are from one Nymphalis io chromosome 5, ilAglIoxx1.1, whole genome shotgun sequence window:
- the LOC126768438 gene encoding putative uncharacterized protein DDB_G0282133 isoform X2, with protein MDDLYDNLENYNDVNIVDELKCENRELKLKLEEISKSMAQLQKDFDKVNFEYKKLEINYSSLLKTARAEIERKTETIKNLNLEKDMIVINALKETGKNVLKVKKGNFNNRNGKKNNNTTDPDVNKEKPNNKATPESKHHKNNGVDSSYAPSVDSIPSISTGYKSTSSEEKATKPVESCEKPKNKENISKDNHKDETLQRCKHIINRRKSVPALSIQEAKFSSDEDIEAKNAATRKSPLRSDFKHNAWHDPKDYRIEPHESNESSKEHSRLRTSRHSNYEKFRNVGRHETFQRHRGQYSLERDRHRYINEHAEDYNVRGDYGKQRVSRTNSPATDKYNRSKSRDRRFNYDRENYREYDRHSNRNYDHTVVKHRTRNEFDEPCSKRQKIDLHSKGAAETNSYMNNKEREITERIHVSKSQFKQNSSCQSPDQVNVDFQHYVKEVISTAESKLEDPRISSKKYILKTSNDGTILSTVVGRNIEMQCVDKSLWNFEKSDVPTALSQPISDRENDDLLKEIYMDVDNSQLHHSLASGEIHDLNDDVATNYSKEIHKDHDNIREGKSNTNDSEIRNLNVCKEKVIDTNTFEKSLKTNFKIPKIKTPDKMDKDKDLAHREHCDISKKSNTNLDTNVENRQHIHIEYMSDKQINKKNKSKNDIKNNSESDKDILDNRTLIQEPYDISKKSCTNLDTHVENHQHIQNNDQITDKQNNKKNKSKNDIKNNSESDKAIIDKRTQDPCDISKTSDTNLDTHVENHQHIQNIEQISDKQNNKKNKSKHDIKDNSESDKAIIDKRTQEIIRTIEGDLELSDDEASDIVEFHNDTDKKSNYSLHEPIIILNIDKDSNSSIRKENKHDVSSFKSEPTSTKKSDKVKSLTSSKDSFNESKKRKSKKRTFEQKETHSVTSHQQNEKSHNTKKIKEKDSKQTVSKQTKNKFSDLFGDSSSLITPDDLGLNNIQVQSVDKYSSIFDNTQDAVDLSVEDIAKTLTRVNKVNTFDTVLDELHDEKVENTMTNNFGVNVTVVNENDENRTEDKPSVLNNVYENTKSETLTDASNIVKTVIISSGIQPNCLAESSPLENIPQIDAPSLKAVANDASLKKCPLNSIKALATSTPQKYIEHVDVSAALRDSLGTNTNAPTEDSASSNMSNSSLNNSDALQKEADIPDVRIFVRRRRKLVRKATQ; from the exons atggATGATTTATACGATAATTTGGAAAATTATAACGACGTTAATATCGTTGATGAG TTAAAATGTGAAAATAGGGAGCTAAAATTGAAACTTGAAGAGATTTCGAAGTCGATGGCTCAGTTACAAAAA GATTTTGACAAAGTAAATTTTGAATACAAGAAATTGGAAATTAACTACTCCTCATTATTAAAAACAGCACGCGCTGAAATTGAGAGGAAAACTGAaacgattaaaaatttaaatttgga AAAAGATATGATAGTAATAAATGCATTGAAAGAAACTGGTAAGAAtgtcttaaaagtaaaaaaaggtaattttaataatagaaacgGTAAAAAGAATAACAATACAACTGATCCTGATGTTAAcaaagaaaaacctaataacaaaGCTACACCAGAGAGTAAACATCACAAAAATAATGG AGTTGATTCTAGTTATGCACCGTCTGTAGATTCTATTCCCTCCATAAGTACTGGCTATAAGTCGACATCTAGTGAAGAGAAAGCCACTAAGCCCGTAGAATCTTGTGAAAAACCTAAAAACAAAGAGAATATTTCAAAAGATAATCATAAGGATGAGACTTTACAAAGATGTAAACACATTATTAATAGAAGAAAATCTGTGCCAGCATTGAG catacAAGAAGCAAAATTTAGTTCCGATGAAGATATCGAAGCGAAAAATGCGGCGACAAGAAAATCACCTCTTAGAAGTGACTTTAAACATAACGCATGGCATGATCCTAAAGATTATAGAATAGAACCTCATGAATCTAATGAGTCATCCAAAGAGCATTCTAGACTTAGGACTAGTAGACATTCAAACTATGAAAAGTTCAGAAATGTAGGCAGACACGAAACTTTCCAAAGACATAGAGGACAATACAGTCTAGAAAGAGACCGGCACAGGTATATTAATGAACATGCTGAAGATTATAATGTAAGAGGAGACTACGGTAAACAAAGAGTATCAAGAACAAACAGTCCAGCAACTGATAAATATAACCGCTCAAAGAGCCGAGACAGAAGGTTTAACTATGACCGGGAGAATTACCGTGAATATGATAGACATTCTAATCGAAACTATGACCATACTGTAGTGAAGCACAGAACACGAAATGAATTTGACGAGCCCTGTAGTAAGAGACAGAAAATTGACTTACATAGTAAAGGTGCAGCAGAAACAAACAGTTACATGAACAATAAGGAAAGGGAAATCACTGAGAGAATTCATGTTTCGAAATctcaatttaaacaaaattcttCTTGCCAGTCACCCGATCAAGTAAATGTTGATTTTCAACATTATGTTAAAG aaGTAATAAGCACAGCTGAATCGAAATTGGAAGATCCTAGAATatcaagtaaaaaatatatattaaaaacatctaACGACGGTACAATATTATCAACAGTGGTTGGTCGAAATATTGAAATGCAATGTGTTGATAAATCTCTTTGGAACTTTGAAAAGTCAGATGTACCAACAGCATTGTCACAACCAATATCTGATCGAGAAAATgatgatttattaaaagaaatatatatggaCGTTGACAATTCACAGTTACATCATTCATTGGCATCAGGTGAAATACACGATTTGAATGATGATGTAGCTACAAATTATTCAAAGGAAATTCATAAAGATCATGACAATATTAGGGAAGGAAAAAGTAATACAAATGATTCTgaaattagaaatttaaatgtatgtaaggAAAAAGTTATTGATACAAATACTTttgaaaaatctttaaaaacaaactttaaaatacCAAAGATTAAAACACCTGATAAAATGGATAAAGACAAAGATTTAGCCCACCGAGAACACTGTGATATATCCAAGAAAAGTAATACGAATTTGGATACCAATGTTGAAAATCGTCAACATATACATATTGAATATATGTctgataaacaaataaataaaaagaacaaaagtaaaaacgatattaaaaacaattcagAATCTGATAAAGATATACTTGATAATAGAACACTGATACAAGAACCCTATGATATATCCAAGAAAAGTTGTACGAATTTGGATACTCATGTTGAAAATCATcaacatatacaaaataatgatcAAATTActgataaacaaaataataaaaagaacaaaagtaaaaatgatattaaaaacaattcagAATCTGATAAAGCTATAATTGATAAAAGAACACAAGATCCTTGTGATATATCCAAGACAAGTGATACGAATTTGGATACTCATGTTGAAAATCATcaacatatacaaaatattgaacaaatttctgataaacaaaataataaaaagaacaaaagtaAACATGATATTAAGGACAATTCAGAATCTGATAAAGCTATAATTGATAAAAGAACACAAGAAATTATAAGGACCATTGAAGGTGATTTGGAACTAAGTGATGATGAAGCAAGTGATATTGTGGAGTTTCATAATGACACagacaaaaaatcaaattatagcTTACATGAGCCTATAATTATCCTAAACATAGATAAAGACTCAAATTCTTCTATTAGAAAAGAAAACAAACATGATGTATCTTCCTTTAAATCTGAACCAACAAGTACAAAAAAATCTGACAAAGTCAAATCTTTGACTTCTTCCAAGGATTCTTTCAATGAAAGTAAGAAACGTAAAAGTAAAAAGAGAACATTTGAACAAAAGGAAACACATTCTGTTACATCACACCAACAAAATGAAAAATctcataatacaaaaaaaattaaagaaaaagatAGCAAGCAAACGGTTTCtaagcaaacaaaaaataaattcagtgaTTTATTTGGCGATAGTAGTAGCTTAATAACGCCCGATGATCTCGGTTTAAACAACATACAAGTACAGTCAGTAGATAAATATTCATCAATATTTGATAATACTCAAGATGCAGTTGACTTGAGTGTGGAGGATATTGCTAAAACACTAACCAGAGTCAATAAAGTTAATACCTTTGATACTGTTCTAGATGAATTACATGACGAAAAAGTTGAAAACACTATGACAAATAATTTCGGTGTAAATGTAACCGTTGTTAATGAAAATGATGAAAACAGGACAGAGGATAAACCATCTgttttaaataacgtttatgAAAATACTAAATCAGAAACATTGACAGATGCGTCTAATATTGTTAAAACGGTAATCATATCTTCAGGAATTCAACCGAACTGCTTAGCCGAAAGTTCTCCGTTAGAAAATATTCCTCAAATAGATGCACCTTCACTTAAAGCCGTGGCTAATGATGCTAGTTTGAAAAAATGTCCATTAAATAGCATCAAAGCTTTGGCAACATCCACACctcaaaaatatattgaacatGTTGATGTTTCTGCGGCGCTAAGAGATTCTCTCGGTACCAATACAAATGCGCCTACCGAAGACAGTGCCTCGTCTAATATGAGTAATTCTAGTCTAAACAATTCAGATGCGCTTCAAAAAGAAGCAGACATACCTGATGTTAGAATTTTCGTTAGAAGAAGACGTAAACTTGTAAGAAAAGCTACGCAGTAG
- the LOC126768438 gene encoding putative uncharacterized protein DDB_G0282133 isoform X1, translated as MDDLYDNLENYNDVNIVDELKCENRELKLKLEEISKSMAQLQKNILQDFDKVNFEYKKLEINYSSLLKTARAEIERKTETIKNLNLEKDMIVINALKETGKNVLKVKKGNFNNRNGKKNNNTTDPDVNKEKPNNKATPESKHHKNNGVDSSYAPSVDSIPSISTGYKSTSSEEKATKPVESCEKPKNKENISKDNHKDETLQRCKHIINRRKSVPALSIQEAKFSSDEDIEAKNAATRKSPLRSDFKHNAWHDPKDYRIEPHESNESSKEHSRLRTSRHSNYEKFRNVGRHETFQRHRGQYSLERDRHRYINEHAEDYNVRGDYGKQRVSRTNSPATDKYNRSKSRDRRFNYDRENYREYDRHSNRNYDHTVVKHRTRNEFDEPCSKRQKIDLHSKGAAETNSYMNNKEREITERIHVSKSQFKQNSSCQSPDQVNVDFQHYVKEVISTAESKLEDPRISSKKYILKTSNDGTILSTVVGRNIEMQCVDKSLWNFEKSDVPTALSQPISDRENDDLLKEIYMDVDNSQLHHSLASGEIHDLNDDVATNYSKEIHKDHDNIREGKSNTNDSEIRNLNVCKEKVIDTNTFEKSLKTNFKIPKIKTPDKMDKDKDLAHREHCDISKKSNTNLDTNVENRQHIHIEYMSDKQINKKNKSKNDIKNNSESDKDILDNRTLIQEPYDISKKSCTNLDTHVENHQHIQNNDQITDKQNNKKNKSKNDIKNNSESDKAIIDKRTQDPCDISKTSDTNLDTHVENHQHIQNIEQISDKQNNKKNKSKHDIKDNSESDKAIIDKRTQEIIRTIEGDLELSDDEASDIVEFHNDTDKKSNYSLHEPIIILNIDKDSNSSIRKENKHDVSSFKSEPTSTKKSDKVKSLTSSKDSFNESKKRKSKKRTFEQKETHSVTSHQQNEKSHNTKKIKEKDSKQTVSKQTKNKFSDLFGDSSSLITPDDLGLNNIQVQSVDKYSSIFDNTQDAVDLSVEDIAKTLTRVNKVNTFDTVLDELHDEKVENTMTNNFGVNVTVVNENDENRTEDKPSVLNNVYENTKSETLTDASNIVKTVIISSGIQPNCLAESSPLENIPQIDAPSLKAVANDASLKKCPLNSIKALATSTPQKYIEHVDVSAALRDSLGTNTNAPTEDSASSNMSNSSLNNSDALQKEADIPDVRIFVRRRRKLVRKATQ; from the exons atggATGATTTATACGATAATTTGGAAAATTATAACGACGTTAATATCGTTGATGAG TTAAAATGTGAAAATAGGGAGCTAAAATTGAAACTTGAAGAGATTTCGAAGTCGATGGCTCAGTTACAAAAA AACATTTTGCAGGATTTTGACAAAGTAAATTTTGAATACAAGAAATTGGAAATTAACTACTCCTCATTATTAAAAACAGCACGCGCTGAAATTGAGAGGAAAACTGAaacgattaaaaatttaaatttgga AAAAGATATGATAGTAATAAATGCATTGAAAGAAACTGGTAAGAAtgtcttaaaagtaaaaaaaggtaattttaataatagaaacgGTAAAAAGAATAACAATACAACTGATCCTGATGTTAAcaaagaaaaacctaataacaaaGCTACACCAGAGAGTAAACATCACAAAAATAATGG AGTTGATTCTAGTTATGCACCGTCTGTAGATTCTATTCCCTCCATAAGTACTGGCTATAAGTCGACATCTAGTGAAGAGAAAGCCACTAAGCCCGTAGAATCTTGTGAAAAACCTAAAAACAAAGAGAATATTTCAAAAGATAATCATAAGGATGAGACTTTACAAAGATGTAAACACATTATTAATAGAAGAAAATCTGTGCCAGCATTGAG catacAAGAAGCAAAATTTAGTTCCGATGAAGATATCGAAGCGAAAAATGCGGCGACAAGAAAATCACCTCTTAGAAGTGACTTTAAACATAACGCATGGCATGATCCTAAAGATTATAGAATAGAACCTCATGAATCTAATGAGTCATCCAAAGAGCATTCTAGACTTAGGACTAGTAGACATTCAAACTATGAAAAGTTCAGAAATGTAGGCAGACACGAAACTTTCCAAAGACATAGAGGACAATACAGTCTAGAAAGAGACCGGCACAGGTATATTAATGAACATGCTGAAGATTATAATGTAAGAGGAGACTACGGTAAACAAAGAGTATCAAGAACAAACAGTCCAGCAACTGATAAATATAACCGCTCAAAGAGCCGAGACAGAAGGTTTAACTATGACCGGGAGAATTACCGTGAATATGATAGACATTCTAATCGAAACTATGACCATACTGTAGTGAAGCACAGAACACGAAATGAATTTGACGAGCCCTGTAGTAAGAGACAGAAAATTGACTTACATAGTAAAGGTGCAGCAGAAACAAACAGTTACATGAACAATAAGGAAAGGGAAATCACTGAGAGAATTCATGTTTCGAAATctcaatttaaacaaaattcttCTTGCCAGTCACCCGATCAAGTAAATGTTGATTTTCAACATTATGTTAAAG aaGTAATAAGCACAGCTGAATCGAAATTGGAAGATCCTAGAATatcaagtaaaaaatatatattaaaaacatctaACGACGGTACAATATTATCAACAGTGGTTGGTCGAAATATTGAAATGCAATGTGTTGATAAATCTCTTTGGAACTTTGAAAAGTCAGATGTACCAACAGCATTGTCACAACCAATATCTGATCGAGAAAATgatgatttattaaaagaaatatatatggaCGTTGACAATTCACAGTTACATCATTCATTGGCATCAGGTGAAATACACGATTTGAATGATGATGTAGCTACAAATTATTCAAAGGAAATTCATAAAGATCATGACAATATTAGGGAAGGAAAAAGTAATACAAATGATTCTgaaattagaaatttaaatgtatgtaaggAAAAAGTTATTGATACAAATACTTttgaaaaatctttaaaaacaaactttaaaatacCAAAGATTAAAACACCTGATAAAATGGATAAAGACAAAGATTTAGCCCACCGAGAACACTGTGATATATCCAAGAAAAGTAATACGAATTTGGATACCAATGTTGAAAATCGTCAACATATACATATTGAATATATGTctgataaacaaataaataaaaagaacaaaagtaaaaacgatattaaaaacaattcagAATCTGATAAAGATATACTTGATAATAGAACACTGATACAAGAACCCTATGATATATCCAAGAAAAGTTGTACGAATTTGGATACTCATGTTGAAAATCATcaacatatacaaaataatgatcAAATTActgataaacaaaataataaaaagaacaaaagtaaaaatgatattaaaaacaattcagAATCTGATAAAGCTATAATTGATAAAAGAACACAAGATCCTTGTGATATATCCAAGACAAGTGATACGAATTTGGATACTCATGTTGAAAATCATcaacatatacaaaatattgaacaaatttctgataaacaaaataataaaaagaacaaaagtaAACATGATATTAAGGACAATTCAGAATCTGATAAAGCTATAATTGATAAAAGAACACAAGAAATTATAAGGACCATTGAAGGTGATTTGGAACTAAGTGATGATGAAGCAAGTGATATTGTGGAGTTTCATAATGACACagacaaaaaatcaaattatagcTTACATGAGCCTATAATTATCCTAAACATAGATAAAGACTCAAATTCTTCTATTAGAAAAGAAAACAAACATGATGTATCTTCCTTTAAATCTGAACCAACAAGTACAAAAAAATCTGACAAAGTCAAATCTTTGACTTCTTCCAAGGATTCTTTCAATGAAAGTAAGAAACGTAAAAGTAAAAAGAGAACATTTGAACAAAAGGAAACACATTCTGTTACATCACACCAACAAAATGAAAAATctcataatacaaaaaaaattaaagaaaaagatAGCAAGCAAACGGTTTCtaagcaaacaaaaaataaattcagtgaTTTATTTGGCGATAGTAGTAGCTTAATAACGCCCGATGATCTCGGTTTAAACAACATACAAGTACAGTCAGTAGATAAATATTCATCAATATTTGATAATACTCAAGATGCAGTTGACTTGAGTGTGGAGGATATTGCTAAAACACTAACCAGAGTCAATAAAGTTAATACCTTTGATACTGTTCTAGATGAATTACATGACGAAAAAGTTGAAAACACTATGACAAATAATTTCGGTGTAAATGTAACCGTTGTTAATGAAAATGATGAAAACAGGACAGAGGATAAACCATCTgttttaaataacgtttatgAAAATACTAAATCAGAAACATTGACAGATGCGTCTAATATTGTTAAAACGGTAATCATATCTTCAGGAATTCAACCGAACTGCTTAGCCGAAAGTTCTCCGTTAGAAAATATTCCTCAAATAGATGCACCTTCACTTAAAGCCGTGGCTAATGATGCTAGTTTGAAAAAATGTCCATTAAATAGCATCAAAGCTTTGGCAACATCCACACctcaaaaatatattgaacatGTTGATGTTTCTGCGGCGCTAAGAGATTCTCTCGGTACCAATACAAATGCGCCTACCGAAGACAGTGCCTCGTCTAATATGAGTAATTCTAGTCTAAACAATTCAGATGCGCTTCAAAAAGAAGCAGACATACCTGATGTTAGAATTTTCGTTAGAAGAAGACGTAAACTTGTAAGAAAAGCTACGCAGTAG
- the LOC126768438 gene encoding putative uncharacterized protein DDB_G0282133 isoform X3, with amino-acid sequence MIVINALKETGKNVLKVKKGNFNNRNGKKNNNTTDPDVNKEKPNNKATPESKHHKNNGVDSSYAPSVDSIPSISTGYKSTSSEEKATKPVESCEKPKNKENISKDNHKDETLQRCKHIINRRKSVPALSIQEAKFSSDEDIEAKNAATRKSPLRSDFKHNAWHDPKDYRIEPHESNESSKEHSRLRTSRHSNYEKFRNVGRHETFQRHRGQYSLERDRHRYINEHAEDYNVRGDYGKQRVSRTNSPATDKYNRSKSRDRRFNYDRENYREYDRHSNRNYDHTVVKHRTRNEFDEPCSKRQKIDLHSKGAAETNSYMNNKEREITERIHVSKSQFKQNSSCQSPDQVNVDFQHYVKEVISTAESKLEDPRISSKKYILKTSNDGTILSTVVGRNIEMQCVDKSLWNFEKSDVPTALSQPISDRENDDLLKEIYMDVDNSQLHHSLASGEIHDLNDDVATNYSKEIHKDHDNIREGKSNTNDSEIRNLNVCKEKVIDTNTFEKSLKTNFKIPKIKTPDKMDKDKDLAHREHCDISKKSNTNLDTNVENRQHIHIEYMSDKQINKKNKSKNDIKNNSESDKDILDNRTLIQEPYDISKKSCTNLDTHVENHQHIQNNDQITDKQNNKKNKSKNDIKNNSESDKAIIDKRTQDPCDISKTSDTNLDTHVENHQHIQNIEQISDKQNNKKNKSKHDIKDNSESDKAIIDKRTQEIIRTIEGDLELSDDEASDIVEFHNDTDKKSNYSLHEPIIILNIDKDSNSSIRKENKHDVSSFKSEPTSTKKSDKVKSLTSSKDSFNESKKRKSKKRTFEQKETHSVTSHQQNEKSHNTKKIKEKDSKQTVSKQTKNKFSDLFGDSSSLITPDDLGLNNIQVQSVDKYSSIFDNTQDAVDLSVEDIAKTLTRVNKVNTFDTVLDELHDEKVENTMTNNFGVNVTVVNENDENRTEDKPSVLNNVYENTKSETLTDASNIVKTVIISSGIQPNCLAESSPLENIPQIDAPSLKAVANDASLKKCPLNSIKALATSTPQKYIEHVDVSAALRDSLGTNTNAPTEDSASSNMSNSSLNNSDALQKEADIPDVRIFVRRRRKLVRKATQ; translated from the exons ATGATAGTAATAAATGCATTGAAAGAAACTGGTAAGAAtgtcttaaaagtaaaaaaaggtaattttaataatagaaacgGTAAAAAGAATAACAATACAACTGATCCTGATGTTAAcaaagaaaaacctaataacaaaGCTACACCAGAGAGTAAACATCACAAAAATAATGG AGTTGATTCTAGTTATGCACCGTCTGTAGATTCTATTCCCTCCATAAGTACTGGCTATAAGTCGACATCTAGTGAAGAGAAAGCCACTAAGCCCGTAGAATCTTGTGAAAAACCTAAAAACAAAGAGAATATTTCAAAAGATAATCATAAGGATGAGACTTTACAAAGATGTAAACACATTATTAATAGAAGAAAATCTGTGCCAGCATTGAG catacAAGAAGCAAAATTTAGTTCCGATGAAGATATCGAAGCGAAAAATGCGGCGACAAGAAAATCACCTCTTAGAAGTGACTTTAAACATAACGCATGGCATGATCCTAAAGATTATAGAATAGAACCTCATGAATCTAATGAGTCATCCAAAGAGCATTCTAGACTTAGGACTAGTAGACATTCAAACTATGAAAAGTTCAGAAATGTAGGCAGACACGAAACTTTCCAAAGACATAGAGGACAATACAGTCTAGAAAGAGACCGGCACAGGTATATTAATGAACATGCTGAAGATTATAATGTAAGAGGAGACTACGGTAAACAAAGAGTATCAAGAACAAACAGTCCAGCAACTGATAAATATAACCGCTCAAAGAGCCGAGACAGAAGGTTTAACTATGACCGGGAGAATTACCGTGAATATGATAGACATTCTAATCGAAACTATGACCATACTGTAGTGAAGCACAGAACACGAAATGAATTTGACGAGCCCTGTAGTAAGAGACAGAAAATTGACTTACATAGTAAAGGTGCAGCAGAAACAAACAGTTACATGAACAATAAGGAAAGGGAAATCACTGAGAGAATTCATGTTTCGAAATctcaatttaaacaaaattcttCTTGCCAGTCACCCGATCAAGTAAATGTTGATTTTCAACATTATGTTAAAG aaGTAATAAGCACAGCTGAATCGAAATTGGAAGATCCTAGAATatcaagtaaaaaatatatattaaaaacatctaACGACGGTACAATATTATCAACAGTGGTTGGTCGAAATATTGAAATGCAATGTGTTGATAAATCTCTTTGGAACTTTGAAAAGTCAGATGTACCAACAGCATTGTCACAACCAATATCTGATCGAGAAAATgatgatttattaaaagaaatatatatggaCGTTGACAATTCACAGTTACATCATTCATTGGCATCAGGTGAAATACACGATTTGAATGATGATGTAGCTACAAATTATTCAAAGGAAATTCATAAAGATCATGACAATATTAGGGAAGGAAAAAGTAATACAAATGATTCTgaaattagaaatttaaatgtatgtaaggAAAAAGTTATTGATACAAATACTTttgaaaaatctttaaaaacaaactttaaaatacCAAAGATTAAAACACCTGATAAAATGGATAAAGACAAAGATTTAGCCCACCGAGAACACTGTGATATATCCAAGAAAAGTAATACGAATTTGGATACCAATGTTGAAAATCGTCAACATATACATATTGAATATATGTctgataaacaaataaataaaaagaacaaaagtaaaaacgatattaaaaacaattcagAATCTGATAAAGATATACTTGATAATAGAACACTGATACAAGAACCCTATGATATATCCAAGAAAAGTTGTACGAATTTGGATACTCATGTTGAAAATCATcaacatatacaaaataatgatcAAATTActgataaacaaaataataaaaagaacaaaagtaaaaatgatattaaaaacaattcagAATCTGATAAAGCTATAATTGATAAAAGAACACAAGATCCTTGTGATATATCCAAGACAAGTGATACGAATTTGGATACTCATGTTGAAAATCATcaacatatacaaaatattgaacaaatttctgataaacaaaataataaaaagaacaaaagtaAACATGATATTAAGGACAATTCAGAATCTGATAAAGCTATAATTGATAAAAGAACACAAGAAATTATAAGGACCATTGAAGGTGATTTGGAACTAAGTGATGATGAAGCAAGTGATATTGTGGAGTTTCATAATGACACagacaaaaaatcaaattatagcTTACATGAGCCTATAATTATCCTAAACATAGATAAAGACTCAAATTCTTCTATTAGAAAAGAAAACAAACATGATGTATCTTCCTTTAAATCTGAACCAACAAGTACAAAAAAATCTGACAAAGTCAAATCTTTGACTTCTTCCAAGGATTCTTTCAATGAAAGTAAGAAACGTAAAAGTAAAAAGAGAACATTTGAACAAAAGGAAACACATTCTGTTACATCACACCAACAAAATGAAAAATctcataatacaaaaaaaattaaagaaaaagatAGCAAGCAAACGGTTTCtaagcaaacaaaaaataaattcagtgaTTTATTTGGCGATAGTAGTAGCTTAATAACGCCCGATGATCTCGGTTTAAACAACATACAAGTACAGTCAGTAGATAAATATTCATCAATATTTGATAATACTCAAGATGCAGTTGACTTGAGTGTGGAGGATATTGCTAAAACACTAACCAGAGTCAATAAAGTTAATACCTTTGATACTGTTCTAGATGAATTACATGACGAAAAAGTTGAAAACACTATGACAAATAATTTCGGTGTAAATGTAACCGTTGTTAATGAAAATGATGAAAACAGGACAGAGGATAAACCATCTgttttaaataacgtttatgAAAATACTAAATCAGAAACATTGACAGATGCGTCTAATATTGTTAAAACGGTAATCATATCTTCAGGAATTCAACCGAACTGCTTAGCCGAAAGTTCTCCGTTAGAAAATATTCCTCAAATAGATGCACCTTCACTTAAAGCCGTGGCTAATGATGCTAGTTTGAAAAAATGTCCATTAAATAGCATCAAAGCTTTGGCAACATCCACACctcaaaaatatattgaacatGTTGATGTTTCTGCGGCGCTAAGAGATTCTCTCGGTACCAATACAAATGCGCCTACCGAAGACAGTGCCTCGTCTAATATGAGTAATTCTAGTCTAAACAATTCAGATGCGCTTCAAAAAGAAGCAGACATACCTGATGTTAGAATTTTCGTTAGAAGAAGACGTAAACTTGTAAGAAAAGCTACGCAGTAG